The following coding sequences are from one Desulfosporosinus orientis DSM 765 window:
- a CDS encoding sodium:solute symporter family protein, with amino-acid sequence MLFLIALSLYFFIFLGVSIYHYKHNTNVDSYYLADRSTGGFLQTMTNFATISSSFTMMGAIGFIYGHGLAYAYAGWMWTSLYILVWLIIGSRAYLLSKKNNWITGTDIATEYFKYGKFHIAASLILVLVQFPYLIAQMMAVGYLFNVFAGIDVVYGVLVCVLILTIYGFVGGVKTVIWSDAINGIIIMSVLAALFILLVPKALAQGPMLATLVQQFPKQFTFPGALGTWKPLHAITYTATFGIGYSCIPFFINRYFTAKSYSVMRKSIGKSNLIVNIFTWTVGPTLGLLMLYLMPGVSGGLDKVPPTVVFTLVPIVGVMYGIAIVAGSVSTADSAMLTVSSLLLKDIYPRILKKEASEKHMLWAGRICTLLVGLVAMAFAVLNPSYIVILVGMSAAMGAIVLFCFLMGPLGVKWVTKSASIWASVISTSYIILSLFGVLPKTLYGLPATTIAVFLCLGLVIIFSAVTQKVNKTIQSEFHDYLYDCLTPLDQKVVSKTTISTN; translated from the coding sequence ATGCTTTTTCTTATTGCTCTAAGCCTTTACTTTTTTATCTTTTTAGGAGTTAGTATTTATCATTATAAACACAATACCAATGTTGATTCTTATTATCTAGCAGATAGAAGTACGGGTGGTTTTTTGCAGACCATGACCAACTTTGCGACAATAAGCAGTTCATTTACCATGATGGGGGCCATAGGATTTATCTATGGCCATGGTTTAGCGTATGCTTACGCTGGATGGATGTGGACTTCGCTTTATATTCTTGTTTGGCTTATTATAGGCAGTCGTGCTTATTTATTAAGTAAAAAGAATAATTGGATAACAGGGACTGATATAGCAACGGAATATTTCAAATATGGAAAGTTCCATATTGCAGCATCTTTAATTCTAGTCTTAGTGCAGTTCCCTTATCTAATAGCTCAGATGATGGCAGTAGGTTATCTGTTTAATGTATTCGCAGGTATAGATGTAGTGTATGGAGTACTCGTCTGTGTTTTGATCCTTACGATCTACGGGTTTGTAGGTGGAGTTAAGACGGTTATTTGGAGCGACGCAATTAACGGAATAATAATCATGAGCGTCTTAGCAGCCTTATTTATCTTACTTGTACCTAAAGCACTTGCCCAGGGCCCTATGCTGGCAACATTAGTGCAGCAGTTTCCTAAACAGTTTACCTTCCCCGGTGCACTGGGAACATGGAAACCCTTACATGCCATAACCTACACCGCAACCTTTGGTATAGGCTATAGCTGCATCCCATTTTTCATAAACCGATATTTTACCGCAAAGTCTTATAGTGTTATGCGCAAGAGCATTGGGAAAAGCAATCTAATAGTAAATATTTTCACTTGGACTGTCGGTCCAACTTTAGGCTTGCTTATGTTGTATTTAATGCCTGGAGTAAGCGGCGGACTGGACAAAGTACCGCCAACCGTTGTTTTTACGCTCGTACCTATCGTAGGAGTCATGTACGGAATAGCTATTGTGGCGGGTTCAGTATCAACGGCAGATTCGGCAATGCTCACAGTGTCCAGCCTGCTGCTTAAGGACATCTATCCAAGGATATTGAAGAAAGAAGCTTCTGAAAAGCATATGCTTTGGGCAGGAAGGATTTGCACCCTGCTGGTAGGATTAGTCGCTATGGCCTTCGCTGTCCTTAATCCTAGTTATATTGTCATTTTGGTTGGCATGTCGGCAGCGATGGGTGCTATTGTCCTTTTCTGCTTCCTCATGGGTCCACTGGGAGTAAAATGGGTTACAAAATCAGCTTCGATCTGGGCTAGTGTCATAAGCACCAGTTATATCATTCTGAGTCTCTTTGGTGTGCTTCCGAAAACATTGTATGGACTACCTGCCACAACAATAGCAGTGTTCCTTTGTTTAGGATTAGTCATAATTTTTAGTGCTGTTACCCAAAAAGTCAATAAGACTATTCAGTCAGAGTTTCACGATTATCTATATGATTGCCTGACTCCGCTTGATCAGAAGGTGGTCAGCAAGACTACAATTTCTACAAATTGA
- a CDS encoding SDR family NAD(P)-dependent oxidoreductase, producing the protein MSENGQVVVITGASRGIGFGIAKRFKEGGAKLALLATCVDPLREWSKDMRSDILLIECNITRKKEVFAARDQVLAHFGKIDVLVNNAGIFGPSVPVEQVEEDIWRQVLDVNLTGAFFCTQAFGSEMLDHGGSIINVSSIAGVVPTPFRGAYSSSKAGIMMLTQQTALEWGPRKVRTNAVCPGLIETDMTAQFYNVPGVREDREALVPMGRIGLPEDIAKVVCFLASPDAEYMNGEFLRVDGGFTITPSLKLY; encoded by the coding sequence ATGTCTGAGAATGGGCAGGTTGTTGTGATTACCGGAGCTTCTCGAGGAATAGGTTTTGGTATTGCTAAACGCTTTAAAGAGGGCGGGGCTAAGTTAGCGCTTCTGGCTACTTGCGTAGATCCTTTGCGTGAGTGGTCTAAAGATATGAGATCTGACATTTTGCTCATTGAATGCAACATTACTCGTAAAAAAGAAGTCTTCGCGGCCCGTGATCAAGTTCTTGCTCATTTCGGAAAGATTGACGTTTTGGTAAATAATGCAGGAATCTTTGGCCCTAGTGTTCCTGTAGAGCAAGTAGAAGAAGATATTTGGAGACAGGTCCTTGATGTCAATCTTACGGGTGCCTTTTTCTGTACTCAAGCCTTTGGTTCTGAGATGCTTGATCATGGGGGTTCCATTATAAATGTGTCCTCTATCGCAGGCGTTGTCCCAACTCCATTTCGAGGTGCCTATAGTTCCAGCAAAGCAGGAATTATGATGTTGACTCAGCAGACAGCACTTGAATGGGGGCCGCGTAAGGTACGGACTAACGCCGTTTGTCCGGGCCTTATCGAAACGGATATGACGGCACAATTTTACAATGTTCCAGGTGTTCGAGAGGATCGGGAGGCTCTGGTTCCAATGGGTAGGATAGGGTTGCCTGAAGACATTGCTAAAGTTGTTTGTTTTTTAGCTTCACCAGATGCTGAATACATGAACGGTGAGTTTTTACGAGTCGATGGTGGGTTTACAATAACTCCATCGTTAAAACTATATTAA
- a CDS encoding MFS transporter, translating into MGNEKRGWKYYHTVWLLFFLAWTVSYTDRALLTPVVAWMIANKVSFFDNVTNAYTLGGLIGGLFFAGYMLVQLPAGILGDKHGNKVMVVICIAWAGLATLVTGFAGSLLTFVALRVFTGLGEGALYSNDRPIIAAATPPQKIGRGMGIAITGVSVGTAISLFTGAATVEWAAKIWENDIAWRVPFFIWVAPTLLIAILLYVFIKDSPSIKYAEILEIKPNYPKAVIDLTRYASVFLIIVMVIYYLSMSMGLSNLSIAVLETGVAVVLIAFMFFRQGDKVKEIMINKNLWCLNITGIAILWSMWFYGFWSPSLIKEVAHTSFMVSILTALFNAGAGLIGYPLGGWVSDIAVSKGWSRKPVLFGFTALHAITVFVFWGYLVGGGKSPFIMGPLLFMSGLGLFGMQPICHAMVSEYAPANKRSTAFGAWNLIGEIGAVLSPVVAGALRDKYGGWTQPVLLDGIVVIIALLALLMLKKKPDKNSISKTNPAFMTD; encoded by the coding sequence ATGGGAAATGAAAAGAGAGGCTGGAAGTATTACCATACAGTATGGTTATTGTTTTTTTTGGCTTGGACGGTTTCATATACTGATCGAGCGCTGTTGACTCCAGTAGTTGCATGGATGATAGCTAACAAGGTATCGTTTTTTGACAACGTTACGAATGCTTACACTCTTGGAGGGTTGATAGGGGGACTATTTTTTGCCGGCTACATGCTTGTTCAGCTTCCTGCGGGTATATTGGGGGATAAGCATGGCAACAAGGTTATGGTTGTCATATGTATAGCATGGGCGGGGTTAGCAACGCTTGTGACAGGATTTGCTGGTTCACTATTGACGTTTGTTGCATTAAGGGTATTTACTGGACTTGGTGAAGGAGCATTATATTCAAATGATAGGCCAATAATAGCCGCCGCAACTCCACCACAAAAGATAGGACGCGGTATGGGGATAGCTATAACAGGCGTCTCAGTTGGTACAGCAATTTCTTTGTTCACTGGGGCTGCCACTGTGGAGTGGGCGGCAAAGATTTGGGAGAATGACATTGCTTGGCGCGTGCCGTTTTTTATTTGGGTTGCTCCAACCCTGTTAATTGCCATATTGTTATACGTATTTATTAAAGATTCCCCGTCGATAAAATATGCGGAAATCCTTGAAATCAAACCGAACTATCCTAAAGCTGTAATAGACTTAACCCGTTATGCATCAGTATTTCTAATTATTGTTATGGTCATTTATTACCTATCAATGTCAATGGGATTGTCAAACCTGAGCATAGCTGTTCTTGAGACAGGTGTAGCTGTTGTTTTGATAGCATTTATGTTTTTCCGCCAAGGGGACAAGGTTAAGGAAATCATGATTAATAAGAATTTGTGGTGTCTCAATATTACCGGTATAGCAATACTATGGAGCATGTGGTTTTATGGATTCTGGTCCCCATCCCTTATTAAAGAAGTAGCACATACAAGCTTTATGGTGTCAATTCTTACGGCATTATTTAATGCAGGGGCAGGTCTTATAGGTTATCCGCTAGGAGGCTGGGTATCTGATATTGCAGTATCAAAGGGGTGGAGCAGAAAGCCAGTGTTGTTTGGGTTTACCGCTCTACATGCCATAACTGTCTTTGTCTTTTGGGGTTATTTAGTCGGTGGTGGTAAGAGTCCATTTATAATGGGGCCCCTCCTCTTCATGTCTGGGTTAGGTCTATTTGGAATGCAACCAATCTGCCATGCCATGGTTAGTGAATATGCGCCTGCCAATAAACGCAGTACGGCTTTCGGCGCTTGGAACCTTATTGGGGAAATTGGAGCAGTGCTTTCACCGGTAGTGGCTGGTGCGCTCCGTGATAAGTATGGTGGATGGACACAGCCTGTATTATTGGATGGCATAGTTGTGATCATTGCTCTCCTAGCGCTGCTGATGCTTAAAAAGAAACCTGATAAAAATTCCATTTCAAAAACGAACCCAGCGTTTATGACCGACTAA
- a CDS encoding acetyl-CoA hydrolase/transferase family protein, with amino-acid sequence MSKVKELYQEKLRTSEEVLNLIHDGDFIVVSIGEPPALLTALSEHRWEFNDVKIAQILSQKKFDYIDPETVDHVRQVSLFFGAATRLGGQQGWIDYIPSCFSEMPSMFRNELLPVDTFFSLASPMDEHGYFSISLGTDYSMAALEKATTIVLEVNPNAPFAYGNNLVHISQVTAIVEDNSPIYEVGLPAIGPVQEAIGGYVADFIKDGSTLQIGLGGIPDAVVMQLTTKHDLGIHTEMFGDGILRLIESGAVTNRKKNYLPNKMVATFALGSKKLYDYMNRNPQLEMHPVDFTNDPYLAGLNDNLITINGTMQVDFLGQCCSESLGCVPYSGTGGQVDFVRAGNRSKGGKSFIVLPSTAKNGQISRIVPTLTPGAVVTTSKNDVNYVVTEYGVAQLRGKSAKQRAQELIAIAHPDFRGELTETAKQMKLL; translated from the coding sequence ATGTCAAAGGTTAAAGAACTTTACCAAGAAAAACTCCGTACATCAGAAGAGGTCCTTAACTTAATTCATGATGGAGATTTTATCGTTGTAAGTATTGGTGAACCGCCTGCACTTTTGACAGCGTTGTCAGAGCACCGTTGGGAATTTAATGATGTAAAAATCGCCCAGATCCTTTCGCAAAAAAAGTTCGACTATATTGATCCAGAAACCGTTGACCATGTTCGTCAAGTCTCATTATTCTTTGGGGCAGCTACAAGACTAGGTGGTCAACAAGGGTGGATAGATTACATCCCAAGTTGCTTTTCTGAAATGCCCAGCATGTTTCGAAATGAATTATTGCCAGTTGATACATTCTTTTCGTTAGCCTCTCCTATGGACGAACATGGATATTTCTCAATCAGTTTGGGAACGGATTATTCGATGGCCGCTCTTGAAAAGGCGACGACGATTGTTCTGGAAGTAAATCCTAATGCTCCTTTTGCGTATGGAAATAACTTGGTTCATATATCTCAAGTAACTGCAATTGTGGAAGATAATTCCCCAATATATGAAGTCGGACTTCCCGCCATAGGCCCAGTTCAGGAAGCAATAGGGGGATATGTCGCAGACTTTATTAAAGATGGTTCGACACTTCAAATCGGCTTAGGAGGCATTCCAGATGCTGTTGTAATGCAGCTCACCACTAAACATGATTTGGGCATTCACACAGAAATGTTTGGGGATGGGATTTTAAGATTGATCGAAAGTGGTGCAGTAACAAATCGTAAAAAGAACTACTTACCAAATAAAATGGTTGCCACCTTCGCACTGGGTTCGAAGAAGCTCTATGATTATATGAACCGCAATCCCCAGTTAGAGATGCATCCTGTGGACTTCACTAATGATCCCTATCTCGCTGGGCTAAATGATAATTTAATCACTATCAATGGGACAATGCAAGTTGATTTTTTAGGTCAATGTTGTTCTGAGAGTTTGGGTTGCGTCCCATATAGTGGGACTGGAGGACAGGTTGACTTTGTAAGGGCAGGAAATCGATCTAAAGGTGGAAAATCTTTTATCGTGCTTCCTTCTACGGCAAAGAATGGGCAAATCTCGCGGATTGTACCTACTCTCACGCCAGGTGCTGTTGTCACGACCTCGAAAAACGATGTGAATTATGTCGTTACGGAATATGGGGTAGCACAGTTGCGAGGAAAATCTGCAAAGCAACGGGCTCAAGAACTGATTGCTATTGCTCACCCAGACTTCCGTGGAGAACTTACGGAAACTGCGAAACAAATGAAGCTATTATAA
- a CDS encoding acyl-CoA dehydrogenase family protein, whose translation MGHILTDQQRELVTMVRNFGLKEVKPYVSEFDRTGEFPLELLKKAFELDLHLLEIPEEYGGMGLDYKTSAIVFEELAKIDAGYAISLVTTFVALRAVLVMGTKEQKKLFADIIRPGAFGSFCLTEPNAGSDTGSMKGTAVRDGDEYVINARKCFITTGAYADVYVVFVSTDKSKGVRGLSAFLVERNRPGISVGKHEDKLGLRLSNTCDVVFEDVRVPADHLLGEEGTGITSAMIALNISRAFVGTLTVGICQAAIDEAVKYAKERIQFGKPIAEFQAVQMLLADMEIQTEAARQLVSQAMSLVDQGLSVKKEGAITKCFCGDTVMRVTTDAVQIFGGYGVSREYPVEKLMRDAKVFQIFEGTNQIQRIAIAKALIN comes from the coding sequence ATGGGACACATACTAACTGATCAACAAAGAGAGCTAGTGACTATGGTTAGAAACTTTGGGCTTAAAGAAGTAAAGCCGTATGTGAGCGAGTTTGACCGCACGGGAGAATTTCCATTGGAGCTTCTCAAAAAAGCATTTGAATTGGACTTACACCTCTTGGAGATACCTGAGGAATACGGCGGTATGGGCTTAGATTACAAAACTTCGGCAATTGTTTTTGAGGAATTAGCAAAGATTGATGCAGGATATGCGATTTCTCTTGTCACTACCTTCGTAGCACTAAGGGCAGTTCTCGTGATGGGAACGAAAGAACAGAAGAAATTATTTGCTGACATTATTCGGCCGGGAGCATTTGGATCTTTCTGTTTAACCGAACCTAATGCAGGTTCAGATACTGGCTCAATGAAAGGTACGGCAGTTAGAGATGGTGACGAATACGTAATTAATGCAAGAAAATGTTTTATAACTACTGGTGCTTACGCCGACGTTTATGTAGTTTTTGTTTCAACCGATAAGAGCAAAGGTGTGAGAGGTTTATCAGCATTTTTAGTGGAACGGAATCGTCCAGGAATTTCGGTAGGTAAACACGAAGATAAACTTGGACTAAGATTATCAAATACGTGTGATGTTGTATTTGAAGATGTAAGAGTTCCGGCTGACCATTTACTTGGAGAAGAGGGAACGGGTATTACCTCTGCCATGATTGCCTTAAATATTTCCAGAGCCTTTGTTGGTACTTTGACTGTAGGTATTTGCCAAGCTGCTATTGATGAAGCTGTAAAATATGCCAAAGAAAGAATTCAATTTGGAAAACCAATTGCTGAATTTCAGGCTGTCCAAATGCTTTTAGCGGATATGGAAATTCAAACAGAAGCAGCTCGGCAGTTAGTTTCTCAGGCGATGTCGTTAGTTGATCAAGGGCTTTCCGTGAAAAAAGAGGGCGCTATTACTAAATGCTTCTGTGGAGATACTGTAATGAGAGTAACAACAGATGCTGTTCAAATTTTTGGTGGTTATGGAGTCAGTCGGGAGTACCCCGTTGAGAAATTGATGAGAGATGCTAAAGTATTCCAGATTTTCGAAGGAACAAATCAGATTCAAAGAATTGCCATAGCCAAAGCGTTAATCAATTAA
- a CDS encoding sigma 54-interacting transcriptional regulator, translated as MCDNVMNLALRQSRFDLPVVLIGKQGTGKEGIAKTIHFNSKRSKGPFYKLNCGSIVPQDLEMELFGQNHLESVRLNRKLGILEAANQGSVYLEDINKMPLYLQARLMSVIQDQVLQGGGEPDTIPINARIMAGTNRPLEEFVEKGLFRLDLFYALNVLPIIVPERRVDKKDLRYIMMG; from the coding sequence TTGTGTGATAATGTTATGAATCTTGCATTAAGGCAGAGTCGATTCGATTTGCCAGTAGTTCTAATTGGAAAACAAGGGACAGGTAAAGAGGGCATTGCCAAGACAATCCACTTCAATAGTAAAAGAAGTAAAGGCCCTTTTTATAAATTAAATTGTGGGTCAATAGTACCTCAGGATTTAGAGATGGAGCTATTTGGACAAAATCATTTGGAAAGTGTTAGATTAAATCGGAAATTAGGAATATTAGAGGCAGCTAATCAAGGGAGCGTTTACCTAGAGGATATAAATAAGATGCCTCTCTATTTACAAGCACGGCTTATGAGCGTAATTCAAGATCAGGTGTTGCAGGGGGGTGGCGAACCTGATACGATTCCTATCAATGCTAGAATAATGGCTGGTACCAATAGACCTTTAGAAGAGTTCGTAGAAAAAGGTCTCTTTCGATTAGACCTTTTTTATGCTCTCAATGTTTTGCCTATTATAGTTCCTGAGCGAAGGGTCGATAAAAAGGACCTGCGATATATTATGATGGGGTAA
- a CDS encoding sodium ion-translocating decarboxylase subunit beta produces the protein MQKLGKMHAMGPNVAGVIGTLIAASVLLTFLQ, from the coding sequence ATGCAAAAACTAGGTAAAATGCATGCCATGGGACCTAATGTAGCAGGAGTCATCGGCACTTTGATTGCAGCATCCGTTTTGCTCACGTTCTTGCAATAA
- a CDS encoding acetate--CoA ligase family protein — protein MKIDSPDILHKTEAGGVAVNISSVQEAEAKFKEITENGRNYNPQAKINGILIQEQVPPGDEVIVGLQRDPVLGTQIMFSLGGIFVEVLKDVVLKPIPLSREC, from the coding sequence ATGAAGATCGATTCTCCCGATATCCTGCATAAAACAGAAGCAGGAGGGGTTGCTGTTAATATTTCCTCGGTCCAGGAGGCAGAAGCAAAGTTTAAAGAAATTACGGAAAACGGTCGGAATTATAATCCTCAAGCCAAGATCAACGGTATTTTAATTCAGGAACAAGTACCGCCGGGAGACGAGGTCATCGTTGGTTTGCAGAGAGATCCGGTCTTAGGGACGCAGATCATGTTTAGTCTCGGTGGAATCTTTGTTGAGGTTCTTAAAGATGTGGTATTAAAACCCATACCGTTAAGCCGTGAGTGCTGA
- a CDS encoding ACT domain-containing protein codes for MAGKTNEFLIVSKSILPEAILKTAQVKELLVKGDAATINDAVERVGLSRSAFYKYKDGVFPFYEASREKIITISLILENEAGVLSHVLNFIASVKGNVLTINQGIPLQGVANVSISIETAGLADTPENLLAGLGEIVGVRKIEIIGQT; via the coding sequence GTGGCTGGCAAGACAAATGAGTTTCTTATTGTCAGTAAAAGCATTTTGCCGGAAGCCATTTTAAAGACTGCACAGGTGAAAGAACTTCTTGTCAAAGGAGATGCCGCCACGATTAACGACGCTGTAGAACGTGTAGGGCTTAGCCGAAGTGCCTTCTATAAATATAAGGATGGCGTTTTCCCGTTTTATGAGGCGAGTCGAGAGAAAATAATTACTATTTCCTTAATTCTTGAGAATGAAGCAGGAGTACTATCTCATGTCCTTAACTTCATTGCCTCTGTAAAGGGTAATGTCCTGACGATTAATCAGGGAATCCCTCTGCAAGGAGTTGCCAATGTCTCAATTTCTATAGAAACTGCTGGATTGGCAGATACTCCAGAGAACCTTTTGGCCGGGTTAGGGGAAATTGTCGGAGTAAGAAAAATTGAAATAATCGGGCAAACTTAA
- a CDS encoding enoyl-CoA hydratase/isomerase family protein, whose product MNYETIIVENEDGIAIVTLNRPEVLNALSSQVFNELADAALTLENDDSVRAVIITGGEKVFAAGADVKQLASLSAVDVATSIRPSRKAFNLLETMKTPVIAAIAGYALGGGCELALTTDIRIAADTAQFGFPEIKLGIFPGGGGTQRLPRLIGAGKAKELIFGGDIINAEEALRIGLVNKVVPVSELMLEAKKMAKKFVARGAVALQLAKSCINEGLQMELEMGLQYEHKCFSLLFATEDQKEGITAFIEKRKPNFKGK is encoded by the coding sequence TTGAACTATGAAACAATTATTGTTGAGAATGAAGATGGAATTGCTATAGTCACTCTCAACCGTCCGGAAGTACTTAATGCACTAAGTAGTCAAGTTTTTAACGAGCTAGCCGACGCGGCATTGACTCTAGAAAATGATGACTCAGTTCGTGCTGTGATTATCACTGGAGGGGAAAAGGTATTTGCCGCAGGGGCAGACGTAAAACAACTGGCTTCTCTAAGTGCAGTAGATGTAGCTACAAGTATCAGACCCTCAAGGAAAGCGTTCAATCTGCTGGAAACTATGAAAACGCCCGTCATCGCTGCCATTGCCGGCTATGCCTTGGGAGGCGGGTGTGAACTTGCGTTGACGACGGACATTCGAATAGCTGCTGACACCGCTCAATTTGGCTTTCCAGAAATAAAGCTGGGGATTTTTCCTGGAGGGGGCGGAACCCAACGTCTTCCCAGACTTATTGGTGCCGGTAAGGCCAAGGAATTAATTTTCGGCGGGGATATTATTAATGCTGAAGAAGCCTTGAGAATTGGTCTTGTCAATAAAGTCGTGCCTGTTTCCGAACTCATGTTGGAAGCTAAAAAAATGGCTAAGAAATTTGTAGCCCGTGGAGCTGTCGCTCTACAGTTAGCAAAATCCTGTATCAACGAAGGACTGCAAATGGAGTTGGAAATGGGCTTGCAATATGAGCATAAATGCTTCTCGTTATTGTTTGCAACTGAGGATCAGAAAGAAGGCATAACGGCTTTTATTGAAAAACGCAAACCAAATTTTAAAGGTAAATAA
- a CDS encoding 3-hydroxyacyl-CoA dehydrogenase family protein — MNIEDIKNICIIGAGNMGHQIAVCCVLAGYKVTCTDISQEMLAKAEAFAKSYLPERVTKGKLSQEQADMALDNLCFTPSLEEAAGGADYIIEAAVEKMAIKRKLFADLDRIAPPQAILATNSSYIVSSQIADATKRPDKVCNMHFFNPALVMKLVEVVQGPHTSEETAQITMDLCAKLGKRAVWLKKEIYGFLVNRILSALSQEALYLAEMGIATPEEIDIAVTNALGHPMGPFRLMDLTGIDLTYYRTMERYQNSRDPKLKPSPLVVERFIKGEWGKKTKKGFYSYE; from the coding sequence ATGAACATAGAAGATATTAAAAATATATGCATTATAGGTGCCGGCAATATGGGGCACCAAATAGCTGTGTGTTGCGTCTTGGCCGGTTACAAAGTGACCTGTACAGATATTAGCCAAGAAATGTTGGCTAAAGCAGAAGCCTTTGCAAAATCCTATTTGCCTGAGCGGGTTACTAAAGGGAAACTGAGCCAGGAACAGGCAGACATGGCTTTAGACAATCTTTGTTTTACTCCGAGTTTAGAGGAAGCAGCCGGAGGAGCTGATTATATTATCGAGGCTGCCGTTGAGAAAATGGCTATTAAGCGAAAGCTCTTTGCTGATTTAGACCGAATTGCACCTCCTCAGGCAATCTTAGCGACTAACAGCTCCTATATTGTCAGCTCACAAATAGCTGATGCTACAAAGCGTCCCGATAAGGTTTGCAACATGCACTTTTTTAACCCGGCTTTGGTCATGAAATTGGTCGAAGTCGTGCAAGGACCTCATACTTCTGAAGAAACTGCCCAAATAACCATGGATTTGTGTGCCAAGCTTGGTAAAAGGGCAGTTTGGCTTAAGAAAGAAATTTATGGTTTCCTAGTTAACAGGATATTATCTGCACTTTCTCAAGAAGCATTGTATCTCGCCGAAATGGGTATTGCCACTCCGGAAGAAATTGATATTGCCGTAACAAATGCTCTGGGTCATCCCATGGGCCCCTTCCGTTTAATGGATTTAACCGGCATTGATCTTACCTACTACCGCACCATGGAACGCTATCAGAATAGTCGTGATCCAAAACTTAAGCCCTCACCTTTGGTTGTTGAGAGATTTATCAAGGGTGAATGGGGCAAGAAAACCAAAAAAGGCTTTTACTCATACGAGTGA
- a CDS encoding thiolase family protein, with product MQEAVIVEGVRTPIGRVGGTLKQVEVDYLAAKVIREVLSRSGIPGQTVDEVILGHTKQSSDNPNVARLALLRAEMPEDIPGYTVHRQCGSALTAVNNAVISIWAGVSELILAGGAESMSTAPYYLRNARYGYRMGNAEILDSNTESQPRCQPMEQYGHLTMGMTAENLAVKYTISRQEQDEFSLQSQKRALHAIETGVFKKEIVPYEVKEKKTIKLFDTDEHPRVTSRAQLEKLAPVFKEGGTVTAGNSSGRNDGAAVVLITTPEKAQSFGLKPIAKIIGIGAKGVPPQYMGIGPVPATHAALKMAGLTLEQIDLIELNEAFAAQSLAVVKELGRDLAKTNVNGGAIALGHPLGATGAIILIKLINELKRTGKKYGLATMCIGGGQGISTVVENLAY from the coding sequence ATGCAAGAGGCAGTTATCGTTGAAGGTGTACGCACTCCGATTGGTAGAGTAGGTGGTACGTTGAAACAAGTTGAGGTAGATTACTTGGCGGCCAAGGTGATCAGGGAAGTGCTTAGTCGTAGCGGTATTCCGGGTCAGACGGTGGACGAGGTTATCTTAGGTCATACCAAACAAAGCTCAGATAACCCTAATGTAGCCCGTTTAGCCTTATTAAGAGCAGAAATGCCTGAAGACATACCGGGATATACGGTACATCGTCAGTGTGGATCCGCCCTAACTGCCGTTAATAATGCAGTTATTTCAATTTGGGCAGGGGTTTCAGAGCTTATTTTGGCAGGCGGCGCAGAAAGCATGAGTACTGCTCCCTACTATCTGAGGAACGCACGTTACGGATATAGGATGGGAAACGCTGAAATTCTGGACTCTAATACAGAAAGTCAACCTCGTTGCCAGCCTATGGAACAGTATGGACATTTGACTATGGGAATGACCGCAGAGAACTTGGCGGTGAAGTATACTATCAGCCGCCAAGAACAAGATGAGTTTTCGCTGCAGAGTCAAAAACGGGCTTTGCACGCCATTGAGACAGGGGTGTTCAAAAAAGAAATTGTTCCTTACGAAGTAAAAGAGAAAAAGACGATTAAATTATTCGATACCGATGAGCATCCACGTGTAACTAGTAGGGCGCAGTTAGAAAAATTAGCCCCTGTCTTCAAAGAAGGCGGAACGGTGACGGCGGGCAATTCAAGCGGGCGCAATGATGGAGCGGCAGTCGTGCTGATCACAACCCCTGAAAAAGCTCAATCATTTGGGTTAAAACCTATTGCCAAAATTATTGGTATAGGAGCGAAAGGAGTACCCCCTCAATACATGGGTATCGGACCGGTTCCGGCAACGCACGCAGCGCTTAAAATGGCTGGATTAACGTTAGAGCAGATTGATTTAATTGAGCTGAATGAGGCCTTTGCAGCTCAGTCTTTAGCTGTGGTTAAGGAGCTGGGACGTGATTTAGCCAAAACCAACGTAAATGGTGGCGCTATTGCTCTTGGGCATCCGTTAGGTGCAACCGGTGCGATCATTTTAATCAAATTAATCAATGAATTGAAGCGCACAGGGAAGAAATATGGCTTAGCAACCATGTGTATCGGTGGTGGTCAAGGTATTTCAACAGTTGTTGAGAACTTAGCTTACTAG